The genomic segment TTCTTAGGCTCACTGGTCGATCGTTACCATAAGAAAACCGCCCTGCTGATTTCCAGCGTTGGTTCGCTGGTGCTGTATGCTCTCGCCTACCTAATTTATGTATCTACGCCAGCGGCTGTTTTTACCGACGCGTCTAGCGCCATTCTCTGGGGATTTATTGTTTTGGCGCTGGTAGGGGCGATCGCCGGAAACCTGCGCACCATTGCCCTGCCAACCCTGGTAACGGTACTGATTCCTGAAGCGGAACGCGACAAGGCCAATGGCCTGGTGGGCACTGTCAATGGAGTGGCTTTTTTGGCGGCTTCTATCGTGAGCGGGCTGGCGATCGGGTTTTTAGGCATGTACTGGATGCTGGTGATGTCGATCGCCCTCACCGTCCTAAGCATTCTCCATTTGTATACTATCCCCATTCCAGAGAAGCGAATTATTCATACCGAGGCGAAGCCCAATCACATTGATATTCGAGGCACCATTCAGGTGATTCGTCTGGTGCCGGGTTTGTTTGCGCTGATCTTCTTCAACTGCTTCAACAACTTTTTGGGCGGCGTCTTTATGTCGCTAATGGATGCCTACGGACTATCTCTGGTGTCGGTACAGGTGTGGGGCATTGTGTGGGGAGTCTTGAGTTTGGGGTTTATTGTCGGTGGGTTGGCAGTTGCTCGGTTTGGGTTGGGTAAAAGCCCCCTGCGCACTATGTTTTTATCCAACATTGTGATGTGGATAGTCGCCATGGGCTTCACGATTCAGCCGTCCATTATTTTGCTGGCGATGGGTTTATTGGTGTACCTGTGCCTAATTCCCATGGTCGAAGCCTCGGAACAAATGATTTTGCAAACCATGATTCCGCTGGAGCGCCAGGG from the Candidatus Obscuribacterales bacterium genome contains:
- a CDS encoding MFS transporter; amino-acid sequence: MKPVFYVILANSLVASLTNTLVWFGVTFWVYLQTQSVLATSVMAGIYLVIVAVSGFFLGSLVDRYHKKTALLISSVGSLVLYALAYLIYVSTPAAVFTDASSAILWGFIVLALVGAIAGNLRTIALPTLVTVLIPEAERDKANGLVGTVNGVAFLAASIVSGLAIGFLGMYWMLVMSIALTVLSILHLYTIPIPEKRIIHTEAKPNHIDIRGTIQVIRLVPGLFALIFFNCFNNFLGGVFMSLMDAYGLSLVSVQVWGIVWGVLSLGFIVGGLAVARFGLGKSPLRTMFLSNIVMWIVAMGFTIQPSIILLAMGLLVYLCLIPMVEASEQMILQTMIPLERQGRVFGFAQSIEQAASPLTAFMIGPIAQFLFIPFMTTGAGVDLIGPWFGTGSDRGIALLFTLTGLVGLIVTVLAMRSRAYRALSVNYQRHYAETVQIEVRQPS